The region CTATGAATCCTTGTGTACGAATGTGAGACCACTGGTCCTACCTGAATAACGTCCCAAAGACTTGAAATTTTGACTGTTGATTTGGCCTTAGGATAGCAACAACATTATTATTAGCCTACTTCCATGTAGACTTGCCAGACATTGGGGTTTCACGGTGTTGGAGTAAGACAGGTCACTGGAAGTTCTTTGGCATAAAGCTGCTGCAACTGTACATTCCTTGCTCTAAttgctgggggcagggggaggatgATTACTTTTTGCCCGAGTTGCCTTTATTATGATCTTGAAATTTGGGTTAAGTTCAGCCAATCCATGAAATCTGGCTTTGTCCAGTGCACTCATGGTTTAAATAGAACAGTGTGAAACTCTACAGGATGcactcagctgctgttttcttatttgctgGCTAGATTCTGAGGACATTGAGGGTAGCTCTAAACCTCCCCAGAGTTTTTGTGACTTTCAGCTGCTCATCATCTACATGCATCAAAATTTCCCTTTGCAGAGTCACTTATTTCCATAAGTCATACTGCataagaaaatatgaaacagaaCCTGATGCTCCGAATCACAGGGAattaaggaatattttaaattgtgtaAAGCTGAGTTAATGTTTCAAATGTATAATGATGCTATGGCTGATGTTCccattaaattattatttgaaataGCACTCAGTAGTCTCCAGCACTGTACTTAATGCTATATAGAGacctataaataaaacaaaacaaaacaatacacATGGTGAAAAccccatttcccttttttcctccctcccacacCCTGCATCCCCTTCTAATGTAGACTTAGGCagatgtatttttgctttcttaaatcTTTCAGCCAAACTCATACAACCTATCTAAAGAATGAAAAGCTGGATTATACTGCTGGCTATTGTAGTCAGCACAGCAGAATAACACAAAAACAGGACGTCTGTACCCAAGGGTATCCTGGCATCCCGGCAATCCTGGGCACAATGGCACACCTGGTCGTGATGGGACGTGATGGTTTTAAAAGGCGACAAGGGAGATACAGGTACTATGTTCAGAATAAATGATTTCATGTATCAAATGCAATGCCATTGTTCCTGGAGTTGTCTGTAGTTGCTCTGCATTAATGGGATTATTTTTCCtagctttcagaaaacatttcagacattcataatttacttatttgaagaaggaaatacaaagaaagacCTAATAATGAAAGCAAGATAGCTAATACTATGGAGAAGTCAGGTCCATGGATAAAACAAATAAGAAGACTTTACATTCTATTTTGGTAATATTTTCATGTCTATTGAAAATTTTAAAGCCTGTAAACCTACTCCTACATCTCTAAGATAGCAACTGTATTTCTGTAAAGAGTTTCAAgcccagtaaaaaaaaaaaaaaccaacaactgaTACCCTATTTGGTGTTGTAAGAAGTGTGCAGTGCTAAGaagatttctctttcttatCTAAATTTTACATTTGTAGGACTTGCTTCTGAGTGTGCTTGCTGTAACTCAAGAGCCACTAGAGGGAAGTTCAGGAATGGAGACTATTGAAAAGCAGTGTTGGATTCATGTCTGCTCTAACAGGCTGTAATAGAGATTTGTGTGTGATACTGAAGACAGAGTAATCTTCTCAGCATCCTAAAGCTAATAATTCCCATAGTACTTTAAGCCTCAGGATAACGATGGCCCTTGCATCCATGCTGGAATATCAAGGCCAGGGTTGCATAAGGTGATAAATCTGTGGGCACGTGGACATGTAACACTTCATCTGAAGTGTCGCAATCCCAGAACGCAAAGTACAGGCCAAGGGCAAATCTGCTGCTTCAAATTTGTTGACAAAATTTTGGGGGGGAACTTTTCCCCAACAGGCTTTATGTTAGGTCAGCTATTGTGTGGCATCATGCAAGTGGCATCATGGCTTAACCTGTCACAAACACTGTTATTGTGGGCCTGGCTAACTCAGCTGCACAAATCAATCCAGATCAAACTTGTACTTATCAGATAAACCCTTCTATCAACTGCTGATCTTAAGGATTGTGAATCACAGCTCTTTTCAGTGGAGTATATAATCTAGTACATAAACCAAACTGAGGTTAACAGTCTAAAAGAAATTAACTTAAAATGTGCTGAAGTGTTTTACTACGTATTTCAAGCTAGTGGAAATGTCTGCCTTTAACAAACCGGGCTGCTAAGCTAATGAATCACCTGCTCCACCAGAAAAGTAAATGCCTCCGCAGACAGTGTACGCTGCAGAATCAGTGTTGAAGGTGTAGTTTGATGCGTGGCTCTTTGATGGCTATGCTGGCATAGGCAGGATCCTCTAACAGATCCTTTTCCTACCACTTGGCTCTTCTCTCTTATACACCACAACTGTTTATGTGGCTATACAGTAAACTAgatcagctgaaaaataaccagCACTTATAATTTGGGCAATGAAGAGTTATTCACTGCTTATGGCCTGCCGTGGACCACCAAAAGACAAATCTACCCACTGACGTATTTACCTCAGTGATTGCTGGACAGTTATTTTGATCTCTCTTGTTTATAAAATGATTTAGAGTTCTCTGTCAAGCAACCACCTACATGctccttctgctttcagtgcCCTAGCCTGGCTAAAaccaaaaccttttaaaatctagaaacaagcaaaaaaaaaaattccactagCTTCTTAATAGGCACATACAATTAACTGCCTTCTTTTTCTATATGCAGGGGTCCaggaaagtctgaaaaatggaaaatccaGAGCttacttattttcatttatcttaTAAAGGTCCTCACTTTAGTGCAGTGAATGATCACATGATATCACTGGTTTCTGATAAACTCtccaactttttttcctaaattaagCTATCATGATGGCTGTACTGACTATTCTTTGTTTGAACAAATTGGAGTGACTGTACCATTCTTTATATTGTATGTTTATATTGTATGTACATACACCTTTGCAGTTAAATACATGAGACATAATTTTGTTCCTTACCAAGTCAATGAAATTTCAGCACCTGCTGGACTGTGCCCATTGTGCAGAAAACTGCTAAAGAACTGTTCTCTAGGCTGTACGGCCTGAGAGCTACTCTTGGAATATAGTTACATCCAAACTGCcagctcttttttcttctgctgcattcTGGATGCAAATCCAGGTATTTGATCACAAGCCTCCTGGTCACCTGTGATGTTActacaaaaaaattacttctataATTGCTCTCTTTAGAGCAGTGGGAAGTCCATGTCATGCTAGATACAGGGATCAAGAGTGTGAATGCGTTCCTCAGACCTGCAGGCAATATTATTCCACTGTAATGTTCCATTACCATTGGCCAAACCCCTGCAGATGTCTCTTCTTGAGAGGGGAATTTACCATCATTTCACTACTAGGCTTCCTGTCCCTGCAAAGCTTCTTGCTGAATGTGGCTTTCCCACTCCTTTTCCTGCTGGCATCTTCGATGGATGGAGGCaacaacaggacaagaggtTTTCACATTGGTGGTCCTGACCAGGGTATAGCTCCTCTACGTATCTCAATAACCCACCTCTTTATGCCATGGATTCCCTCTGTCTCAAAAAACCACCATCCTCAAGCAGAGTTTCTGAGCTCTCTCTCAATCACTCCATAAGATAAAAGTATCAGCAGTGGCACCCACTAAAAGTCAGGAATAAGACTACTCTTTACATTATTGTTTAACCAGGCTTGAAAGGAAGGATTACAGAAGGATTCATCCCAAGTTTCCTGGTAATTCAATTGTttaatgaaaatctgtttttctcttctgtactAGGTGAAGCAGGACTTCCTGGCAGTCCAGGAAAAGATGGTGCAAATGGAGAGAAAGGTGAacaaggtcagagaagaagtGTTTCAATTTATTATTTGTCTATCAACTGCTACCCTTGTGTTTGTGAGCACAGGGCATGCTATACATTCTAGCTGTAGCAAAAGTACCATGAAGGTTAAAAAACCTTTTTCCAGAAGTAGTAGAGGCTGCACACATATGCTGACAATACAAGAGGAATTTACCACCTCCAATTATCCTGCTGCCTCTGATGCCCTACAACTTGTTTGCTTGGCCTGTTATCCTACCTTTGACCCTTTTGTCAGCTGCTGAGGAAGACACTGCATCTGCAGCCACCTCAGGAAAGTGAGACTCCTGTAGCTATGTATGCAGCTTCAGGGAAAgggacttttaaaataaattgtagaACACACAAGTTGTACACCTAAAAATACAGTAGATCCTGTATACTTCACCTGTTTAGCCAACCTATGCATATGCAGCATGTCTCCTGTGTCAGATGGATGTACATGTGCAGGGCGACTTGTGCATAAAAGCAGGGAGTCAGCCATTGTGCAAGTGGCATCACATCATTCTGCACAAATTCAATAACTCTGAGATGCTGGACTTGTGCATCCTTAGAGTAATTTTACACAGACAATGTATATATCCAAAAGCATGGAAGCTTGCCAAAGACAACGTCCAGGTTCTCCAAAATCCTGAAGTTGACCCTGAGAAATAACATATGGTATATGCATTGCATGGGAGTAATTCCAAGCTGCTCTAAACCCCTCAGACTTTTCTCCAGTCTAGAAATGACCTCAGTCCTAGAAGGAGCATGAGACATGAGGCCACAAATGTTGTTTAAAATTACCACAGCTTTCTTTggtaaaaatttttttcctgtgtctttgTCCTGATGGACCCGTCATGCTTTTCCCAGAGGCTCACCATAAAAACCTCACCTGTTTTCAGTTCATTGCTGCTGTTAAATACTCTCAATTGTAAATTGAGAACAGTAAGCTGTAAATACAGCATTATTCCTAACATCAGAAGCCAGAGGCTCTTATGCAGAAATtatcagctgcttttcctcattGACAGAGTATATGATCATGATGGTATCTTTTGTCTATCAAGTGCTAACATGCCCTTCACATCATGAGATCTTCACCTTCAAACCCTTGTGCAGCATTCAGGGGATTTTCAAAGGCTTTGAGCTTTACTCCAAGAGTGGATGAAGGATAAATGGAGCATGTGGTAACAAATAACAAGGACAAAAAGCCTTTAGTTTAACTGCAGTAGCAATCTAGGTAACCCAAGCAAAGTTCCATCACGtagaaatcacagaaacacataGCAAGCAAGTTCTGGGTATTGTCCAAAAAGAATGTTCATCTGATTAAATTGTGAACCATCTCCCCCATTTTGTATATCAAAGGCTGAAAACAAGTCTCTGGACAGATGCTGCTTGTGCCTGCAATGATGTGAGCTGTCAGTGCTACCATCAGCCTGTAGACAAATCacaccttcttttcttcttattcttgCTGCTCTCAGCCAGGGCATCTGTTTTCTAACGCAATAGCTGGTGCTTCGGACTTTATGCTTATCCTGCGCTTAAATGTATGAGAAATTGTACGTACAGTGAGCACAGTATGTACAGTGGTAACGCACACCTACACATATGTCTTTGTGCTGAAACTCATGTTGTGCCTCACTAATCCAGCAGAGGATAACAagaaagtgtctttttttttaaaatttttttgaattattttttcatttaggaGCCAATGGAACTGTTGAAGAGAAGGGGAACAAAGGAgataaaggagaaagaggacGACCTGGGAAACTGGGACCAAAAGGAATTATAGGGTCAGTGGGTTACAAAGGTCAGAaaggagagctgggactgcaAGGCCAAAAGGGGTTAAAAGGAGACATTGGGCCTATAGGTCCCAAGGGGACAAAGGGTGAAATTGGCCATCCTGGAAGAGTTGGTTTCCCAGGGCCAATTGGCCCAACTGGTAATCCTGGTCCTAAAGGTAATACTGGAGATCTGGGGCCACAGGGTAATCCAGGAGTTCAGGGGGAAAGAGGCTTGAAAGGAGACAGAGGAGATAAGGGGAATGTAGGTGCCCCAGCAGTTCTGCCAAGGAGCGCTTTCAGTGTCGGCCTTACGATTGCCACCAAGTTTCCGCCCCCGAATCGCCCGATCAAGTTCGACAAGGTGCTGTATAATAGTCTAAATGACTACAACACAGCTACTGGCAAATTCACCTGCAAATACCCTGGTGTTTACTACTTCACCTACCACATCACTGTCTACTCAAGGAACGTCCGAGTAGCTCTAGTTAAAAACGGCATCAAGATGCTGCACACGGTGGACAGGTACCAGAGTGGAGAGGACCAGGCCTCGGGAGCCGCCATCCTcgagctgcagggaggagacgAGGTATGGCTGCAGGCTCACCAAGGAGAGACTTTCAATGGGCTGTTTGCAGACGCTGATGATGATACCACCTTCTCTGGGTTCCTCTTGTTTGGCACCTCTGACCCACTGGAGCCTCTGCCGTCGCCCGCCACATAACTCCATGTTATCCATGAATGCTGTATGTCTGTGTCCTTCAGCCCTCCCTAATAAAGTTGTTACCTGCTGGCCAATTTCTATGGGattcaacagaaaacaaatcatcCAGGGAGGTATGCCGAGGGCTGAAAGGGAGACATAGGACTGCAGTACAGGTTGGGACCAGCTAGGCATCTCCTTAAAAgttgagtgttttttttctttttaactgaagtCATCACAGTGGGAAGGTGCAGGATCACACTACTTGTGTAGGAAACCAGGCCTCATTATGCACACAACTGCTCATTGCACAGCTTACTGTGCTGAAGTTTTCATGACCAGCTGCTAAAACAGAGCTCAAGGCTTCAGAGGCATAGTCAGAAGAGTTTGAATTAAACGACTTCTTGTCCCAGTCACAGGGTACcaggtatttatttattaaactgtCCTAATCTGCTGTTgtcagctttgttttttaaaactcaaaaaCATTCCTAATGTGCACAAACCGTCTTTATGGCTGCAGTTGCAGGACAGTTGGTTTCAGGAACGGCTTCTGCACAAGAGAGGACAATTGTTAAGCATCTACAGTGCTGCGCTTGACACATTACTGGTTTGGTGACTTACTGTAGTTACACAGGGGTGTGTACACCAGTTCTGAAGgacaaatgttttaaagaaagtggGACGAAATCAAAGCTAAAATTTCAGGTTCTGGAACTTTGACATGTGGGTTCCTGCCATCTTGTATAAATATTAAGCAGTTGTTACTTCCAAGCCAGTTTATATCTTTCTAGGTGCCATGCGTAGATGGACTTGAAACTTGGTTAGTTTGCATCCaaccatttcaaaataattcttaaacTTGGAATTAGCATAGTTTGATACCTCCCCAGGGACTGCTTGCTCTGTGGCATAAGTGAGTTTCATTGCAGCTGGGCAGATTTTACAGCAGCATtaaggctctggggagaccttagagcagccttccagtacctgaagggggcctacaggaaagctggaaaggaactttttacaagggcatgtagtgacaggacgaggagtaatggttttaaactgaaagagggtagatttagattagattctttaggaagaaattctttactgtgagggtggtgagacactggcacaggttgcccagagaagctgtggctgccccctccctgtcagtgttcaaggccagcttggatggggctttaGCAACCTGGTCtcgtggaaaggtgtccctgcctgtggcagggggttggaactagatgatctttaaggtcccttccaacccaaaccattctatgattctacgagCATTTAAATATGGTTCTTTGCTCTCTGTGTAGCTGAAGGTCTGAAATAGAGCGAAATGGAGTGATAGGAGGATGTGCCATATGGCTTCTCTGAAGCGGGCAGATATTCAATGTTGGTGCAAAAATGCAGCACAATGCTGCTGCACTTCAGAATTAGCCATTGCAAAACAAATTCTCCCAAATGAAAGATAATCTTTAATCAACGCTGAAGCAGACATACTGGAGAACTGATTGAGAGATATTTCCTGTGCCAtaaaactttaatttctgtgcattttctcagaatttattttcttttttcccttttcccctaaAACTCAAACATTTCACAAAAGATGCTGGTAagtccccctccctccccttaaAACAGAGTAAAGCAGAGATGCCAGTTGACATGAGTCAGCATCATGAAATTCAGCGCAAATGCAATGCAGGAGCAGGACGCCTGGCTCCCCATCACCCCTAACGCTGACAGGGA is a window of Nyctibius grandis isolate bNycGra1 chromosome 2, bNycGra1.pri, whole genome shotgun sequence DNA encoding:
- the LOC137660458 gene encoding LOW QUALITY PROTEIN: complement C1q and tumor necrosis factor-related protein 9A-like (The sequence of the model RefSeq protein was modified relative to this genomic sequence to represent the inferred CDS: inserted 1 base in 1 codon; deleted 4 bases in 2 codons), with protein sequence MKSWIILLAIVVSTAETQKQDVCTQGYPGXPGNPGHNGTPGRDGTMVLKGDKGDTGEAGLPGSPGKDGANGEKGEQGANGTVEEKGNKGDKGERGRPGKLGPKGIIGSVGYKGQKGELGLQGQKGLKGDIGPIGPKGTKGEIGHPGRVGFPGPIGPTGNPGPKGNTGDLGPQGNPGVQGERGLKGDRGDKGNVGAPAVLPRSAFSVGLTIATKFPPPNRPIKFDKVLYNSLNDYNTATGKFTCKYPGVYYFTYHITVYSRNVRVALVKNGIKMLHTVDRYQSGEDQASGAAILELQGGDEVWLQAHQGETFNGLFADADDDTTFSGFLLFGTSDPLEPLPSPAT